A genomic stretch from Arachis stenosperma cultivar V10309 chromosome 3, arast.V10309.gnm1.PFL2, whole genome shotgun sequence includes:
- the LOC130968936 gene encoding protein NUCLEAR FUSION DEFECTIVE 6, mitochondrial-like isoform X5, whose product MATAAARSIFRSSSAARCAFRAAAEAKSSRSTFFRMASNKPLSQSTRRIPVELSFCVESMMPLHTATASALMNSMLAISRHRCGWIPEDL is encoded by the exons ATGGCCACCGCCGCCGCCAGATCCATCTTCCGGTCATCCTCCGCAGCCCGCTGCGCCTTCCGCGCCGCGGCGGAAGCCAAATCCTCTCGCTCAACGTTCTTCCGCATGGCCTCCAATAAACCTCTCTCCCAATCCACTCGCAG GATCCCTGTTGAATTGAGTTTCTGTGTGGAATCGATGATGCCGCTCCACACTGCCACCGCCTCCGCTCTTATGAATTCAATGCTCGCAATTTCTCGCCACAGATGCGGTTGGATTCCTGAAG ATCTGTGA
- the LOC130968936 gene encoding protein NUCLEAR FUSION DEFECTIVE 6, mitochondrial-like isoform X3 has protein sequence MATAAARSIFRSSSAARCAFRAAAEAKSSRSTFFRMASNKPLSQSTRRIPVELSFCVESMMPLHTATASALMNSMLAISRHRCGWIPEEGDGS, from the exons ATGGCCACCGCCGCCGCCAGATCCATCTTCCGGTCATCCTCCGCAGCCCGCTGCGCCTTCCGCGCCGCGGCGGAAGCCAAATCCTCTCGCTCAACGTTCTTCCGCATGGCCTCCAATAAACCTCTCTCCCAATCCACTCGCAG GATCCCTGTTGAATTGAGTTTCTGTGTGGAATCGATGATGCCGCTCCACACTGCCACCGCCTCCGCTCTTATGAATTCAATGCTCGCAATTTCTCGCCACAGATGCGGTTGGATTCCTGAAG AAGGAGATGGGTCATGA
- the LOC130968936 gene encoding protein NUCLEAR FUSION DEFECTIVE 6, mitochondrial-like isoform X1 yields MATAAARSIFRSSSAARCAFRAAAEAKSSRSTFFRMASNKPLSQSTRRIPVELSFCVESMMPLHTATASALMNSMLAISRHRCGWIPEDCNDDM; encoded by the exons ATGGCCACCGCCGCCGCCAGATCCATCTTCCGGTCATCCTCCGCAGCCCGCTGCGCCTTCCGCGCCGCGGCGGAAGCCAAATCCTCTCGCTCAACGTTCTTCCGCATGGCCTCCAATAAACCTCTCTCCCAATCCACTCGCAG GATCCCTGTTGAATTGAGTTTCTGTGTGGAATCGATGATGCCGCTCCACACTGCCACCGCCTCCGCTCTTATGAATTCAATGCTCGCAATTTCTCGCCACAGATGCGGTTGGATTCCTGAAG ATTGCAATGATGATATGTGA
- the LOC130968936 gene encoding protein NUCLEAR FUSION DEFECTIVE 6, mitochondrial-like isoform X2, with product MATAAARSIFRSSSAARCAFRAAAEAKSSRSTFFRMASNKPLSQSTRRIPVELSFCVESMMPLHTATASALMNSMLAISRHRCGWIPEGQMQTT from the exons ATGGCCACCGCCGCCGCCAGATCCATCTTCCGGTCATCCTCCGCAGCCCGCTGCGCCTTCCGCGCCGCGGCGGAAGCCAAATCCTCTCGCTCAACGTTCTTCCGCATGGCCTCCAATAAACCTCTCTCCCAATCCACTCGCAG GATCCCTGTTGAATTGAGTTTCTGTGTGGAATCGATGATGCCGCTCCACACTGCCACCGCCTCCGCTCTTATGAATTCAATGCTCGCAATTTCTCGCCACAGATGCGGTTGGATTCCTGAAG GCCAAATGCAGACTACTTGA
- the LOC130968936 gene encoding protein NUCLEAR FUSION DEFECTIVE 6, mitochondrial-like isoform X4, which translates to MATAAARSIFRSSSAARCAFRAAAEAKSSRSTFFRMASNKPLSQSTRRIPVELSFCVESMMPLHTATASALMNSMLAISRHRCGWIPEGS; encoded by the exons ATGGCCACCGCCGCCGCCAGATCCATCTTCCGGTCATCCTCCGCAGCCCGCTGCGCCTTCCGCGCCGCGGCGGAAGCCAAATCCTCTCGCTCAACGTTCTTCCGCATGGCCTCCAATAAACCTCTCTCCCAATCCACTCGCAG GATCCCTGTTGAATTGAGTTTCTGTGTGGAATCGATGATGCCGCTCCACACTGCCACCGCCTCCGCTCTTATGAATTCAATGCTCGCAATTTCTCGCCACAGATGCGGTTGGATTCCTGAAG GTAGCTAA